Below is a genomic region from Oncorhynchus tshawytscha isolate Ot180627B unplaced genomic scaffold, Otsh_v2.0 Un_contig_5156_pilon_pilon, whole genome shotgun sequence.
tacatttaaactcagtttttcacaatttcatccaagtaaaaatccctgttttaggtccgttaggatcaccactttattttaagaatgtgaaatgtcagaataatagtagagagagatttatttcagcttttattttttcatcacattcccagtgggtcagaggtttacattcactcaattagtatttggtagcattgcctttaaattgttcaacttgggtcaaacgttttgggtagccttccacaatcttcccacaataagttgggtgaattttggctcattcctcctgacagtaatctgtctgtaaacaattgttggaaaaatgacttgtgtcatgcacaaagtagatgtcctaaccgacttgccaaaactatagttttgttaacaagaaatgtgtggagtggttgaaaaacgagttttagtgaccccaacctaagtgtatgtaaacttctgacttcaactgtatgtattataTGAACGGTGACCATCTGAAAATCCATTATAAATCCTGTTTTAAATCAGATTTCTTCCCAGCATGCTCCACGTATGCCATTTTAAATATGGCTTCCAGTACTGCTTTATCTTCAGGTTATTATGGTGCATCTGACAGTCCCTCTGTAGAGTACCACAGTACAGTCATAGGACCCAATAACAGGGGAATGGTTCACATCTGACAGTCCCTCTGTAGAGTACCACAGTACAGTCATAGGACCCAATAACAGGGGAATGGTTCACATCTGACAGTCCCTCCTCTGTAGAGTACCACAGTACAGTCATAGGACCCAATAACAGGGGAATGGTTCACATCTGACAGTCCCTCTGTAGTGTACCACAGTACAGTCATAGGACCCAATAACAGGGGAATGGTTCACATCTGACAGTCCCTCCTCTGTAGAGTACCACAGTACAGTCATAGGACCCAATAACAGGGGAATGGTTCACATCTGACAGTCCCTCCTCTGTAGAGTACCACAGTAGAGTCATAGGACCCAATAACAGGGGAATGGTTCACATCTGACAGTCCCTCTGTAGAGTACCACAGTACAGTCATAGGACCCAATAACAGGGGAATGGTTCGAATAGTTTTTCTCAGAATACAGTTCAGGatcttaaaataagggctgtgtaaatctctcttggacaaggtgaTTCTTTAAATCAAATATAGGTTGCCTTTATttacccctcccccacacactaAAAAAATtacgctaattagctgctaatgtggctatcataaagaactacaaataccatgatgatctggacaagAGACTGACGAATCGagacaaaggtaagaatctctgtattaactatctaatgttagctaaatgtagttattaataaattggctacatttaatttaaatggacaattctgcgAACTGTCTTGTGTAAGTTTttaattgacacaatacctgttagcaaaggtgtcagctagagatgacgtgcaggagcatgctgggatttgtagttttgcatgtctactttgatgctaattagcattttcaaatcAGAGTAAACagagccgaatatattgataaaagtcaccttgtccgagagagattaaCATGGtggaaaacgattggaaccatttccctatttgaccgctaggttttatgggaatTATGACACCACTATGGGGCTCTATAAATcaatgatgtgtataaaccctggatggCTGACAAAGGGGTGCAGTATTGAAGCCACCGGCAGCCATCTTGGCTCTCCTtaatgatgtgtataaaccctggatggCTGACAGGggtgctgtattgaagccaccggcagccatcttggctctccttaatgatgtgtataaaccctggatggCTGCTGAGCCACCGGCAGCCATCTTGGggtgtataaaccctggatggctgacagggggtgctgtattgaagccaccggcagccatcttggctctccttaatgatgtgtataaaccctggatggctgacaggggggtgctgtattgaagccaccggcagccatcttggctctccttaatgatgtgtataaaccctggatggctgacaggggggtgctgtattgaagccaccggcagccatcttggctctccttaatgatgtgtataaaccctggatggctgacagggggtgctgtattgaagccaccggcagccatcttggctctccttaatgatgtgtataaaccctggatggctgacagggggggtgctgtattgaagccaccggcagccatcttggctctccttaatgatgtgtataaaccctggatggCTGACAGCCATCTTGGGGGTGCTGTATGGCTGACAGGGGAAGCCACCGGCAGCCATCTTGGCTCTCCTtaatgatgtgtataaaccctggatggctgacagggggtgctgtattgaagccaccggcagccatcttggctctccttaatgatgtgtataaaccctggatggctgacagggggtgctgtattgaagccaccggCAGCCATTTTGGCTCTCAATTGTAAATAATATGTTGGAAGATATAGAAATCCATTTACTAATGTCACAACATTCATTTCTGACACGTTTATTCCATTATACACCTTAAATGTATAATTTTACACATGTGAGCTACACTAAAAAAATAAACACCCCCCTTAaaactactaatgttactgtcccaaACTACAACAACGACAAATACTGAAATACATGTAATTTGGTCCTCGAAACCTTTAATTGAAATGCTGTAGAATTCCATTCCATCCTATGGAGGACTGTCAAaatggccgaccggtggcttaAAGCCTCTAAATGGCCAAAACAAAGCATCAGCAGTCCAGAGTCTATATACACGTCGTTGGTTACAGATGCAGTAACGAGCTAAATCCAACTGAACAAAACAATGGGAATGCCGTTGCCATGGAAACGCGTCGGGGTTAAGATCCCCAAGCTTCCTCATTGTCCCCCTACCCCAAAGCTAAATTAGCCTACAGTTACGCTACTGTCTATTTCACACGATGTTGAGGTATAAGGCTTGTGTGGACGTTATCAACTCATCGTCACCAATCAAGTgcattagttttttttttaaacgacatGACTACCATCAAcgatttctgtatgctagctatgctaccagcttatacggatgggagttagcatttagcgGTCACCtcttcttctaaacctgaaaaaGGGACAACTTCTACATGTTACGCAGGGAAAACAGTCCAATATATCGGGACTTAAGTAACTACATGTGGGTTTGTTACAAAACATACATCATAACAGATATGACAAATGATCCTCTTTCATTAGATTAGATGTGTTGAATGGGCACCAATCTGGTCTTTTTACAACGGCAACGTTCCTAAGcaactgtagtagtactgtggttCCGTGGACAACATGCAACGTCACGGGAGACAGACCGGCACGAACGCACACAGAACATATTAACGTTTCACACAGAACATATTAACgtttcacacacaacacacacacttctcgcTCAGATCAGAAGGACGGTTCATAGTGACTTGTCAATCAATCAAAATCAGCGTCCAGGTCCCCCCGAGGTTAGGGCATTCATCGGAAGGAGGACTTGATGGACAGCATGATTGCGACGTCAATGACGTGAACACTGCTACATTACATTCACTAAACCCCCTCAGTCTCTCCTGGTTAcctaggagacagagacaggccctcagtctctcctggttacctaggagacagagacagtctctcCTGATTAcctaggagacagagacaggccctcagtctctcctggttacctaggagacagagacaggccctcagtctctcctggttacctaggagacagagacaggccctcagtctctcctggttacctaggagacagagacaggccctcagtctctcctggttacctaggagacagagacaggccctcagtctctcctggttacctaggagacagagacaggccctCAGTCACTCCTGGTTAcctaggagacagagacaggccctcagtctctcctggttacctaggagacagagacaggccctcagtctctcctggttacctaggagacagagacaggccctcagtctctcctggttacctaggagacagagacaggccctcagtctctcctggttacctaggagacagagacaggccctcagtctctcctggttacctaggagacagagacaggccctcagtctctcctggttacctaggagacagagacaggccctGTCTCTCCTGGTTACCTAGGAGACAGAGTTCAGGCCCTCAGTCTCTCCTGGTTACctagtgagacagagacaggctctCAGTCTCTCCTGGTTCTAGGAGACcacagtcagtctctcctggttacctaggagacagagacagcccTCTTGTATCTAGGAGATCTGTCTCCTGGTGTTGTTTTGAGGAGGTGAGTAAGGACTGAAGGCTCTGGAGCACTGCCCAGTCAGTGTTTAGATCAGATCTTGTATGAGACTGGTAGGTGTAGTTAAAGGTACTGCTCTGGGCACTGTCCTAGTAGCACCCCCATGGTGGTAGGTTCTAGGTACTGCTCTGGGGTTATAGCACCCCCAGTGGTAGGGTCTAGGTACTGCTCTGGGGTTATAGCACCCCCAGTGGTAGGGTCTAGGTACTGCTCTGGGGTTATAGCACCCCAGTGGTAGGGTCTAGGTACTGCTCTGGGGTTATAGCACCCCCAGTGGTAGGGTCTAGGTACTGCTCTGGGTTTATAGCGCCCCCAGTGGTAGGGTCTAGGTACTGCTCTGGTTTTATAGTGCCCCCAGTGGTAGGGTCTAGGTACTGCTCTGGTTTTATAGTGCCCCCAGTGGTAGGGTCTAGGTACTGCTCTGGGTTTATAGTGCCCCCAGTGGTAGGGTCTAGGTACTGCTCTGGGGTTATAGCACCCCCAGTGGCAGGGTCTAGTATGTTGTTAGCTTCCAGGTCCTGCTGTGTGGTTCCAGGCGTGTTGTCCTTCTCCAGGTGGGGTTGTGTCGTAACAGCGCCTCCTGAGGTACTGTCCAGGTGCTGCTGGTTGGTTCCAGGCGTGTTGTCCTTCTCCAGGTGGGGTTGTGTAGTAACAGCTCCTCCTGGGGTACTGTCCAGGTAGTGCTG
It encodes:
- the LOC121844241 gene encoding guanine nucleotide exchange protein SMCR8-like, translated to MASPVGTSMLCSLSRYSRYISVLDADRKTLRCPGYRGTLLANVADHRTRLRRGSTYFLHLQNVLSRLASRAFLLSFTHHLHLPISHLEQRQEVEERTRGFLRDQLRLGEDDCSILMYLSQLITQHYLDSTPGGAVTTQPHLEKDNTPGTNQQHLDSTSGGAVTTQPHLEKDNTPGTTQQDLEANNILDPATGGAITPEQYLDPTTGGTINPEQYLDPTTGGTIKPEQYLDPTTGGTIKPEQYLDPTTGGAINPEQYLDPTTGGAITPEQYLDPTTGVL